From Paenibacillus graminis, a single genomic window includes:
- a CDS encoding HNH endonuclease has product MDRRQCGLPHIPMTDTHPPLSKQCAYCRQYKPLTEFRRRTGKRSKGQSRRGACRECRKQLLAGKAKPSARGKGTAAISATVISDTGMTDTLVLTRLPVPSATAAAASKPAVSGVQQAFAPERSREGTAALPAHGIKGKARPRGADTARRKTPPHRGPKPDPQDASALIPSAKGMILMRGHSDKGRRWHQEIDLELAVTLVKEHAAVVVNRRTIRRLYSNKDFRAFILNRDHYTCHFCGLYGDTIDHLLPRAKGGHTTPDNCVCACNLCNQTKADQYVEEFMGR; this is encoded by the coding sequence TTGGACAGGCGTCAATGCGGCCTTCCACACATACCTATGACTGATACCCATCCGCCATTATCCAAACAATGCGCCTACTGTCGGCAGTATAAACCTCTAACTGAATTCCGCAGACGCACAGGCAAACGCTCTAAGGGCCAGTCACGCCGCGGTGCCTGCCGGGAGTGCCGCAAGCAGCTTCTAGCGGGCAAAGCCAAGCCGTCTGCGCGGGGAAAAGGGACAGCAGCTATATCAGCCACCGTGATCTCCGATACCGGAATGACCGATACGCTCGTACTCACACGCCTTCCGGTCCCTTCCGCCACGGCGGCTGCAGCCTCCAAGCCCGCTGTATCTGGAGTCCAGCAGGCTTTCGCACCGGAACGCTCCAGGGAAGGCACAGCAGCTCTTCCCGCACACGGAATCAAGGGTAAAGCGCGGCCCCGCGGAGCCGACACCGCCCGGCGGAAGACCCCGCCGCATAGAGGACCGAAGCCTGATCCGCAGGATGCATCAGCCTTGATTCCTTCGGCCAAAGGCATGATTCTGATGCGCGGCCATAGCGACAAGGGCCGGCGCTGGCATCAGGAAATCGACCTGGAGCTTGCCGTAACGCTCGTCAAAGAACATGCCGCTGTGGTGGTGAACCGCCGTACGATCCGCCGCCTGTACAGCAACAAGGATTTTCGCGCATTTATTCTGAACAGGGATCATTACACCTGCCACTTCTGCGGTTTATACGGTGACACCATCGATCATTTGCTGCCGCGTGCCAAAGGCGGCCACACCACGCCGGATAACTGCGTCTGCGCCTGTAACCTGTGCAACCAGACCAAAGCCGACCAGTATGTGGAGGAATTTATGGGGCGCTAA
- a CDS encoding LacI family DNA-binding transcriptional regulator, with the protein MTTIYDIAKKTGYSPTTVSKAFNNYSDVREKTRQEILRTAQEMGYLPNAHARTLTTKKSWTIGVLFVEGTGAGIRHPFFSAVIESFKQVAVAKGYALMFISKDVGGKQSGYLENCRIRGVDGVVVFLSDYDDPYFLELLESDIPTVILDYNTPQSHTVCSDNRAGALLAVNYLASLGHRRIGHISGGGNSFPGSERELGYIAAMKELGFDVPDGYIVEGAFFSRESGYDAMLKLLELPECPTAVFASGDLLALGAVMAAKDKGFAVPSDISVIGYDDIELAAYVSPALTTIRQDTDMLGTRAAEILIASIDGKGQDKEALMLPVEVVVRDSCAPRGRE; encoded by the coding sequence TTGACGACGATTTATGATATTGCCAAAAAAACCGGCTACTCGCCAACCACGGTTTCCAAGGCGTTCAACAATTATTCCGATGTGCGGGAGAAGACACGCCAGGAAATCCTCAGGACGGCGCAGGAAATGGGGTATCTGCCCAACGCGCATGCCCGTACCCTGACGACCAAAAAGTCATGGACCATCGGCGTGCTGTTTGTGGAGGGGACCGGTGCGGGTATCCGCCATCCGTTTTTCAGCGCGGTGATTGAGAGCTTCAAGCAGGTTGCGGTAGCCAAAGGCTATGCGCTGATGTTCATTTCCAAGGATGTCGGGGGCAAGCAGAGCGGTTATCTGGAAAATTGCCGGATTCGCGGGGTGGACGGGGTTGTGGTGTTCCTGTCCGACTATGACGACCCTTATTTCCTGGAGCTGCTGGAAAGTGATATTCCCACGGTTATTCTGGATTATAATACGCCGCAGTCCCATACAGTCTGCTCGGATAACAGGGCGGGAGCACTGCTGGCGGTCAATTACCTGGCATCCTTGGGGCACCGGAGAATCGGCCATATTTCTGGAGGCGGGAACTCCTTTCCGGGAAGCGAGCGTGAGCTGGGGTACATAGCGGCCATGAAGGAGCTGGGCTTTGACGTGCCGGACGGCTATATCGTCGAGGGCGCTTTTTTCTCCAGAGAAAGCGGCTATGATGCCATGCTGAAGCTGCTTGAACTGCCGGAGTGTCCGACGGCTGTATTTGCTTCGGGTGACCTGCTGGCTCTCGGCGCGGTGATGGCAGCCAAAGACAAAGGCTTTGCTGTTCCGTCTGACATTTCGGTGATCGGCTATGATGATATCGAGCTTGCTGCGTATGTATCACCGGCGCTCACGACCATCCGGCAGGATACCGATATGCTCGGGACACGGGCGGCTGAGATTCTGATCGCCTCCATCGACGGCAAAGGGCAGGACAAGGAAGCGCTGATGCTTCCTGTTGAAGTGGTTGTGCGGGACTCCTGCGCGCCGCGGGGCAGAGAATAA
- a CDS encoding glycoside hydrolase family 30 protein, with the protein MTKVRTVITAKDTGERLSPREGIVFRVRNTGEKADVQLQPEQAFQQMLGFGGAFTEAAAYTLSRMSPGKRAEVIRRYFHPEEGLNYSMGRVHIHSCDFALGNYTYVQDGDTELATFDIAHDHKWVLPLIKDAMEVRGGPFKMLASPWSPPAWMKTNGEMNNGGSLKPEFANVWARYYTKFIEAYRREGIPVWAVSVQNEPAAVQTWDSCVYSAEEERDFVKNHLGPVMHEAGLADVNIVIWDHNRDIMVERASTVLSDPEAARYVWGTGIHWYGGEEFGKVARVHELFPEKHLLFTEGCQEGGVRLGEWFTGERYGRNMIGDLNAWTEGYLDWNLVLDETGGPNHVGNFCDAPVIADTATDEVHYNSSYYYIGHFSKFIAPGAVRIGLAAAAEGVLSTAFRNPDGSLAVVLMNEGENARSVTLGLGDELAECELPPHSIATHIISQMG; encoded by the coding sequence ATGACAAAAGTCCGAACAGTGATTACCGCTAAGGATACGGGGGAGCGTCTAAGCCCAAGAGAAGGAATTGTTTTCAGAGTCCGCAATACCGGCGAGAAAGCCGATGTGCAGCTGCAGCCGGAACAGGCGTTTCAGCAGATGCTCGGGTTCGGCGGCGCTTTTACGGAAGCGGCGGCCTACACGCTGTCACGGATGAGCCCCGGGAAACGGGCCGAGGTGATCCGGCGTTATTTTCACCCGGAGGAAGGGTTGAACTACAGCATGGGGCGTGTGCACATCCACAGCTGTGATTTCGCACTCGGCAATTATACCTATGTGCAGGATGGGGATACGGAGCTGGCGACCTTTGATATTGCCCATGACCATAAGTGGGTGCTTCCGCTGATTAAAGATGCAATGGAAGTCAGAGGCGGCCCGTTCAAGATGCTGGCTTCCCCTTGGAGTCCTCCTGCCTGGATGAAGACCAACGGTGAGATGAATAACGGCGGTTCACTGAAGCCGGAATTCGCGAATGTATGGGCGCGGTATTACACGAAATTTATTGAAGCTTACCGCCGGGAGGGCATACCGGTCTGGGCTGTCTCGGTGCAGAATGAGCCGGCAGCGGTTCAGACCTGGGATTCCTGTGTGTACAGCGCAGAGGAGGAGCGGGATTTTGTCAAAAACCATCTCGGCCCTGTAATGCATGAGGCGGGATTGGCGGATGTAAACATCGTCATCTGGGACCACAACCGCGATATCATGGTCGAACGCGCCTCCACCGTGTTGTCCGACCCCGAGGCGGCCCGTTATGTCTGGGGCACAGGCATTCACTGGTATGGCGGTGAGGAGTTCGGCAAGGTGGCCCGGGTGCACGAGCTTTTCCCGGAGAAGCATCTGCTGTTCACGGAAGGCTGCCAGGAGGGCGGTGTGCGGCTGGGTGAATGGTTCACCGGTGAACGTTACGGGCGGAACATGATCGGTGATTTAAATGCCTGGACGGAAGGCTATCTGGACTGGAATCTGGTGCTTGACGAGACCGGAGGGCCGAATCATGTGGGTAATTTCTGCGATGCTCCGGTGATTGCCGATACGGCTACCGACGAGGTGCATTACAACAGCTCATATTACTACATTGGGCATTTCAGCAAATTTATTGCTCCGGGCGCTGTGCGCATTGGACTTGCAGCTGCGGCTGAAGGTGTTTTGTCTACTGCCTTTCGAAATCCGGACGGCAGCCTCGCTGTAGTCCTTATGAATGAGGGTGAGAATGCGCGCAGCGTGACATTGGGACTGGGTGATGAGCTGGCCGAATGCGAGCTGCCGCCGCACTCTATTGCCACACATATTATTTCGCAGATGGGCTGA
- a CDS encoding serine hydrolase domain-containing protein produces MKGTICPKIQTLMIVLFMIAGSILPLLQTGTAHAEAAPHAVDTATIDKFVESMLDKLDVPGMAVSIVKGDQIIYTKGYGHSGPDGQPVTPQTPFILGSSSKSFTALAIMQLVEQGKIDLDAPVQHYLPEFELEDKEASKTIRVRHLLNHNSGISTFHGRTAFSNTVPTIDELIHGLKNTPLTEPVGTQFQYSNANYDILGGIIQAVSGKSYAEYIQDHVYSPLDMKNSYTSTSEAKKHGLATGYQSIFGFMVPFEQPDNPSMLASAYLISSAEDMSHYVMAQLNGGKFHDISVATAESVAQMHQSAIKDPTTGGEYGMGWEIVHGVVQHPGDVESFHSDMKLDGNIGVAVLINAHDYLVRVSKLSMVADGILDIMHGREPVEDAGSITGTHILIDTGSAAVMITLGVSAFNLFKRKKSFRLTPLRVILFAFCLVLFNVVLPITVLYGFSHTFAPWSVVFSFLPGLGHIAFILSILSLVIGAAKLIVLVHNLRLRRVKGSGSGITT; encoded by the coding sequence ATGAAAGGAACTATTTGCCCTAAAATTCAAACCCTAATGATCGTACTGTTTATGATCGCAGGCAGCATACTGCCCTTGCTGCAAACGGGGACAGCCCACGCAGAAGCAGCTCCACACGCTGTAGACACGGCCACAATTGATAAATTTGTTGAATCGATGCTAGACAAGCTGGATGTTCCCGGCATGGCGGTCAGCATTGTGAAGGGAGACCAGATCATTTACACCAAGGGATATGGACATTCGGGTCCGGATGGACAGCCTGTTACACCGCAAACGCCCTTTATTCTGGGCTCCAGCTCCAAATCGTTTACGGCGCTGGCCATCATGCAGCTGGTTGAACAAGGAAAGATTGATCTGGATGCACCGGTGCAGCATTATTTGCCGGAGTTTGAGCTTGAAGACAAGGAAGCGTCCAAAACCATCCGGGTCCGGCATTTGCTGAATCATAACAGCGGAATATCCACTTTTCATGGCCGGACGGCTTTTTCCAACACGGTACCTACTATTGATGAACTCATACATGGGCTAAAAAACACCCCCTTAACCGAGCCGGTTGGCACCCAGTTTCAATATTCCAATGCCAATTACGATATACTGGGCGGAATTATTCAGGCCGTTTCCGGCAAGTCTTATGCAGAATATATCCAGGACCATGTGTATTCTCCTCTGGATATGAAGAACAGCTATACTTCTACATCCGAAGCGAAAAAACATGGGTTAGCCACAGGTTACCAGTCCATCTTTGGTTTTATGGTCCCTTTTGAGCAGCCGGATAACCCCTCTATGCTCGCATCCGCTTATCTGATTTCAAGCGCAGAAGATATGAGCCATTATGTAATGGCTCAACTCAATGGCGGAAAGTTCCACGATATCAGCGTGGCTACCGCGGAAAGTGTTGCCCAGATGCATCAGTCGGCCATAAAAGACCCTACTACCGGCGGTGAATATGGCATGGGCTGGGAAATCGTTCATGGTGTTGTTCAGCATCCGGGTGATGTTGAGAGCTTTCACTCCGATATGAAGCTGGACGGGAACATAGGTGTTGCGGTATTAATCAATGCCCATGATTATTTGGTCCGCGTCTCCAAGCTAAGCATGGTTGCTGACGGAATTCTTGACATTATGCATGGGCGGGAGCCGGTGGAGGATGCCGGAAGCATTACCGGCACCCATATTCTAATTGATACCGGTAGTGCGGCAGTGATGATTACGCTGGGAGTGTCGGCTTTTAATCTGTTCAAACGCAAGAAAAGCTTTAGACTTACCCCGCTGCGGGTTATCCTGTTCGCTTTCTGTCTGGTTTTGTTTAATGTAGTGCTGCCAATTACTGTTTTATACGGCTTTAGTCATACTTTTGCTCCATGGAGTGTGGTGTTCTCCTTTCTGCCTGGACTTGGACATATCGCGTTTATCCTGAGTATTCTTTCACTCGTGATCGGGGCTGCCAAGCTGATTGTACTGGTGCATAATCTGCGTCTGCGCAGGGTGAAGGGAAGCGGGAGCGGAATTACTACGTGA
- a CDS encoding ABC transporter permease — protein MKPLLSPKIETGSGPKSPLWRRLLAQRHLQTMALLGVVWMIIFNYIPMYGLIISFKDYNIVKSIAEAPWVGLTHFREFLDDEDLVNVIRNTLGISLIKLLIGFPLPIIFALFLNEIRSLRYKKAIQTISYLPHFLSWVVLGGILATWLADVGIVNNILLSLHLIDQPITYLAEPSYFWTIIISSDIWKELGWSAIIYLAAISGVSPEMYEAATIDGAGRFQKMWFVTLPAIKSTISILFILAVSGVLNSNFDQILVLRNSLNDSASNVIDYYIYYTGIVSNRFSYSAAVTLIKAVIALILLLIANQVSKKINDTSLF, from the coding sequence ATGAAACCGCTTCTTTCGCCAAAAATCGAAACCGGTTCAGGTCCGAAAAGTCCGCTATGGAGGCGGCTGCTGGCCCAGCGCCATTTACAGACAATGGCTCTGCTCGGCGTGGTCTGGATGATTATTTTCAACTATATTCCGATGTATGGTTTGATTATTTCCTTCAAGGATTACAACATCGTAAAATCCATTGCCGAAGCGCCCTGGGTGGGGCTGACGCATTTCAGGGAGTTCCTGGATGATGAGGATTTGGTCAATGTCATCAGGAATACGCTGGGCATCAGCTTAATCAAGCTGCTGATCGGATTTCCGCTGCCGATTATTTTCGCCCTTTTTCTGAACGAGATCCGTTCCTTAAGGTATAAAAAAGCGATCCAGACCATCTCATATCTGCCGCATTTTCTCTCGTGGGTAGTGCTGGGCGGGATTCTCGCCACTTGGCTGGCGGATGTGGGGATTGTGAACAATATTCTGCTGTCGCTCCATCTGATCGATCAGCCGATTACGTATCTCGCCGAGCCCAGCTATTTCTGGACGATCATTATTTCCTCCGATATTTGGAAGGAGCTTGGCTGGTCCGCAATTATCTACCTGGCGGCCATTTCCGGGGTTTCTCCCGAAATGTATGAAGCTGCGACTATTGATGGAGCCGGTCGTTTTCAGAAAATGTGGTTTGTTACCCTGCCGGCGATTAAATCGACGATCAGCATTCTGTTCATTCTGGCAGTCAGCGGGGTGCTGAACTCCAACTTTGACCAGATTCTGGTCCTGCGCAACTCCCTTAACGACAGCGCCAGCAATGTAATCGACTACTACATCTACTATACAGGGATTGTCTCAAACCGCTTCTCCTACTCTGCGGCGGTCACTCTGATCAAGGCGGTCATTGCACTGATTCTGCTGCTGATTGCCAATCAGGTATCCAAAAAAATCAACGATACGTCGCTGTTCTAG
- a CDS encoding carbohydrate ABC transporter permease codes for MFALKRKTKGEALFDIVNNLIMLCVCFLTLYPIWYVLINAFNDGNDAMLGGIYWWPRVFSLKNFDAVFASPGIMQAMGITVAKTALGVLVHVFFTAMVAYALSRKGLIGGKFYILLGTITLFFNGGLIPTFLLNRDLHLLDNFLVYIIPVMFSFFDLIIFMTFFREIPEGLEEAARIDGANDWSIFLRVVLPVSMPVIATIALFHGVYQWNDYFAGIIYVNNPDLQPIQTYLFRVVAQSSSNQMMVAVQGSSLTKSVTSQSIKLATMVVTTLPIVFVYPFLQRYFVKGMMIGSIKG; via the coding sequence ATGTTTGCTCTCAAACGCAAAACAAAGGGCGAGGCCCTGTTCGATATCGTCAACAATCTGATTATGCTGTGTGTCTGTTTCCTGACACTGTACCCGATCTGGTACGTGCTGATCAATGCCTTCAATGACGGAAATGACGCTATGCTGGGCGGGATTTACTGGTGGCCGCGCGTGTTCAGCCTGAAAAATTTCGATGCGGTGTTCGCAAGCCCCGGCATCATGCAGGCCATGGGGATTACGGTAGCCAAAACGGCGCTCGGTGTACTCGTGCATGTGTTCTTCACGGCGATGGTAGCTTATGCACTGTCGCGCAAAGGGCTGATCGGCGGCAAGTTCTATATCCTGCTTGGCACGATTACCTTATTCTTCAACGGTGGACTGATCCCGACCTTTCTGCTGAACAGGGACCTGCATCTGCTGGATAATTTCCTGGTCTATATCATTCCGGTAATGTTCAGCTTCTTCGATCTCATTATCTTCATGACCTTCTTCCGGGAGATTCCCGAGGGGCTGGAGGAGGCTGCACGGATTGACGGAGCGAATGACTGGTCCATCTTTCTGCGGGTCGTGCTTCCGGTATCCATGCCGGTTATTGCCACGATTGCCCTCTTCCATGGTGTGTATCAGTGGAATGATTATTTTGCCGGCATCATCTATGTCAACAATCCCGATCTGCAGCCGATCCAAACTTATCTGTTCCGGGTGGTGGCCCAGTCCAGCTCCAACCAGATGATGGTGGCCGTCCAGGGCAGCAGTCTTACCAAAAGCGTGACCTCGCAGTCCATCAAACTGGCGACGATGGTGGTCACCACGCTCCCGATTGTGTTCGTCTATCCGTTCCTGCAGCGCTATTTCGTGAAGGGTATGATGATTGGCTCAATCAAGGGCTGA
- a CDS encoding extracellular solute-binding protein, which produces MGMKRKPKAMVLLLLGLMLAFSAAGCSSGNNAGNNGKDNTGGATNAAEATKAPAEPAASAVSADEPGWKSDTSPITFDWYLNFAWFPNKWGVDPTSQYVTKKTGVNINFIVPAGNENEKLNTLIASGKLPDFITLGFWEDAIKKMIEGELVLPLNKLAEEYDPYFFKVSDADKLGWYTQPDGNVYGYPNSSSSPADYKKYGDKYVSNQTFVVRKDIYEAIGSPDMRTPEGFLNALKLAKEKYPEINGQPIIPLGLHEFTENGNDSLEGYIQNFLNIPWEKDGKVYDRETDPEYVRWMKTLRQANQDGLLAKDIFIDKRAQMEEKIAQGRYFAMLYQRTDFASQLGTIFQKNPEQTYIAIDGPANTKLDPPALNGPSIAGWTVTLISKDVKDKARAIKFLSYLNSEEGNKDLYLGEKGVSYDTIDGKDQFLPEAFALMNKDRAAFDKKYGSSFTFWMLQNSNITDQWAPKSVEPFKQLEDWTRGKTKNTSEFQQIDPTGNSPEGIIATKLKNLRGKTLPKLLMASSDAEFDKLWSDYLAKKEKEGQATFDAYRQTKYEENKKKLGM; this is translated from the coding sequence ATGGGCATGAAACGCAAGCCAAAAGCAATGGTGCTGCTGCTCTTGGGGCTGATGCTGGCATTCTCGGCAGCGGGCTGTTCAAGCGGCAATAATGCCGGAAACAATGGCAAGGATAATACGGGAGGCGCGACGAATGCAGCAGAGGCTACCAAAGCACCGGCAGAACCGGCAGCGTCTGCGGTCTCGGCGGATGAGCCGGGCTGGAAAAGCGACACCTCACCGATTACGTTCGACTGGTATCTGAATTTTGCCTGGTTCCCGAATAAATGGGGTGTAGATCCTACCTCCCAATATGTAACGAAAAAGACCGGTGTGAACATCAACTTCATCGTTCCCGCAGGGAATGAGAATGAGAAGCTCAACACGCTGATTGCTTCCGGCAAGCTGCCTGACTTCATTACGCTGGGCTTCTGGGAAGATGCGATCAAGAAGATGATCGAAGGCGAGCTGGTGCTGCCGCTGAACAAGCTGGCTGAAGAATATGACCCTTACTTCTTCAAGGTGTCGGATGCCGACAAGCTGGGCTGGTATACGCAGCCGGACGGCAATGTATACGGTTATCCGAACTCCTCTTCCTCTCCTGCTGATTATAAAAAATATGGCGATAAATATGTCTCCAACCAGACCTTTGTAGTCCGCAAGGATATCTATGAAGCGATCGGCAGTCCCGACATGCGTACTCCGGAAGGTTTCCTGAATGCGCTGAAGCTGGCCAAAGAGAAATACCCTGAGATCAACGGCCAGCCGATTATTCCGCTCGGTCTGCATGAGTTTACTGAGAACGGCAACGACTCGCTGGAAGGATACATTCAGAACTTCCTGAACATTCCTTGGGAAAAGGACGGCAAGGTCTATGACCGCGAAACCGATCCTGAATATGTACGCTGGATGAAAACGCTCCGCCAGGCTAACCAGGACGGACTGCTGGCCAAGGATATCTTTATCGACAAACGTGCCCAAATGGAAGAAAAGATTGCGCAAGGCCGCTATTTCGCCATGCTCTATCAACGGACGGACTTTGCTTCCCAGCTCGGTACTATTTTCCAAAAGAACCCTGAACAAACCTATATCGCTATAGACGGACCTGCGAATACCAAGCTGGACCCTCCGGCGCTGAACGGCCCGAGCATTGCCGGCTGGACCGTAACCCTGATCTCCAAGGATGTTAAGGATAAAGCCCGTGCGATTAAATTCCTCAGCTACCTGAACAGTGAAGAAGGCAACAAGGATCTTTACCTGGGTGAAAAAGGGGTCAGCTATGATACAATTGACGGCAAAGACCAGTTCCTTCCTGAAGCCTTTGCTCTGATGAACAAGGACCGCGCGGCATTTGACAAGAAATACGGTTCGTCCTTCACGTTCTGGATGCTGCAAAATTCGAATATCACCGACCAATGGGCGCCGAAGTCCGTTGAGCCGTTCAAACAGCTGGAAGACTGGACCCGCGGTAAAACTAAAAACACTTCTGAATTCCAGCAAATTGATCCTACAGGCAACTCGCCGGAAGGCATTATTGCCACCAAGCTCAAGAACCTGCGCGGTAAAACGCTGCCGAAGCTGCTGATGGCGTCCTCGGATGCCGAGTTCGATAAGCTCTGGAGCGATTATCTGGCGAAGAAGGAAAAGGAAGGCCAGGCGACCTTCGATGCTTACCGCCAGACGAAATATGAGGAGAACAAAAAGAAACTCGGAATGTAA
- a CDS encoding sensor histidine kinase produces MSIRKRTGTLWSSFNYWWGRRSLQSRLVAAYIFIILGPCLLVSLYSYRSINNTYVRDAVDKNSYLLQMEKLHILNQIEAMERAAQMAYSDKAVQNYLLNENDPSLGELIDFNTTTFVNLSRIQINNPNIEHLRLYSGSREVHELWPIIFREDRVSMEPWFQQALKLQGQELWSFQNEDPDLMQRYSGDPPKGQPKVSLLREISIPAGHHVGMIQVDMLLSRFTPKTYTDVRDNQSQMFIAGEEQQLFTRADNSFVQDNPQLTGAVAGRLRQYAENGEWDIHYKENGNSFLLIHTPLTEIGASLVNVVSMEGVMKDISHTRNLIIGLNIGFIVLVTVIAYVLNAFILKNLRRLTETMKKARRGEAYTGISIRGGGEVGELAHHFSKLMNTINTLVAQAVNKEALSKEAELRTLHNQIDAHFLYNTLENIKMLAEIENQRGISDALTSLGGMMRYNFKWSGEYVKLRDEIRHIENYIEVMNIRFEYPILLELEIDAPYLELEVLKMSLQPVVENSVKHAWAAGEEELQNRSIRIRISEAEGDILIAIRDNGFGLTPERLTELHSSIYAKEEPGADASGSSTGGYRGGGIGLRNVHQRLQLFYGEAYGLEVQSQAGEWTTVFMTLPKVLLTGDRQT; encoded by the coding sequence ATGAGCATACGCAAACGAACGGGGACCCTATGGAGCTCCTTCAATTATTGGTGGGGACGAAGATCGCTGCAGAGCCGGCTGGTGGCGGCCTATATTTTTATTATTCTGGGTCCGTGTCTGCTGGTCTCCCTCTATTCCTACAGATCGATCAACAATACGTATGTCCGCGATGCCGTGGACAAAAACAGCTATTTGCTGCAAATGGAAAAGCTGCATATTCTCAACCAGATCGAGGCTATGGAGCGGGCGGCGCAGATGGCCTATTCCGACAAGGCGGTCCAGAATTATCTGCTCAATGAGAATGATCCCTCCCTCGGCGAGCTGATTGATTTCAATACGACAACTTTTGTGAATCTGAGCAGAATTCAAATCAACAATCCCAATATTGAGCATTTGCGCCTTTATTCAGGAAGCAGGGAGGTTCACGAACTCTGGCCGATTATATTCCGGGAGGACCGGGTATCCATGGAGCCTTGGTTCCAGCAAGCCTTAAAGCTGCAGGGGCAGGAGCTGTGGTCCTTTCAAAATGAAGACCCTGATCTCATGCAGCGTTATTCGGGCGATCCCCCGAAGGGGCAGCCAAAGGTCTCTTTATTGCGCGAGATCAGCATTCCTGCCGGCCATCATGTCGGGATGATTCAGGTGGATATGCTGCTCAGCCGGTTCACGCCGAAAACCTATACCGATGTGCGCGACAACCAGTCGCAGATGTTCATCGCGGGCGAAGAACAGCAGTTGTTTACACGGGCCGACAATTCTTTTGTACAGGATAATCCGCAGCTGACCGGAGCGGTTGCCGGACGCCTGCGGCAGTATGCGGAGAACGGGGAGTGGGACATCCACTATAAGGAGAATGGCAACTCTTTTCTGCTGATTCATACCCCGCTTACGGAGATCGGCGCTTCGCTGGTGAACGTGGTGTCCATGGAAGGGGTTATGAAGGATATATCGCATACCCGCAATCTGATTATCGGACTCAATATCGGCTTTATTGTGCTGGTTACAGTTATTGCCTATGTGCTGAATGCCTTTATCCTGAAGAATCTGCGCCGGTTGACTGAGACGATGAAAAAAGCGCGCAGAGGGGAAGCGTATACGGGGATCAGTATCCGCGGAGGCGGGGAAGTCGGGGAGCTGGCCCATCATTTCTCCAAGCTGATGAACACGATTAATACGCTGGTAGCCCAGGCTGTGAACAAGGAGGCTCTCTCGAAGGAGGCCGAGCTGCGGACGCTGCATAACCAGATCGATGCCCACTTTCTCTATAACACGCTGGAAAATATTAAAATGCTGGCCGAAATCGAGAACCAGCGGGGCATCTCCGATGCGCTGACTTCGCTTGGCGGCATGATGCGCTACAATTTCAAATGGTCAGGGGAGTATGTGAAGCTGCGGGATGAAATCCGCCATATCGAGAACTACATTGAAGTGATGAATATCCGGTTTGAGTACCCGATTCTGCTGGAACTGGAGATTGATGCTCCTTATCTGGAGCTTGAGGTGCTGAAGATGTCGCTGCAGCCGGTAGTAGAGAACAGTGTGAAGCACGCCTGGGCAGCCGGAGAGGAAGAGCTTCAGAACCGCTCGATCCGCATCCGGATTTCGGAGGCCGAGGGGGATATCCTAATCGCTATCCGCGATAACGGGTTCGGGCTGACCCCGGAACGGCTGACGGAGCTGCACAGTTCCATCTATGCCAAGGAGGAGCCGGGGGCAGATGCTTCAGGTTCCTCAACTGGCGGTTATAGAGGGGGAGGCATAGGGCTCCGGAATGTGCATCAGCGGCTGCAGCTGTTCTATGGGGAAGCCTACGGGCTGGAAGTGCAGAGTCAAGCGGGGGAATGGACGACAGTGTTCATGACGCTGCCCAAAGTTCTTTTGACGGGGGATAGACAGACATGA